The following proteins are co-located in the Patescibacteria group bacterium genome:
- the dprA gene encoding DNA-processing protein DprA produces the protein MTDPFLVALANCPVFGSRTLEKLFAKFGTAQAIWAAPEHEFLELGIPESRLAGFFTFRQAARPDVYVKSMEQHGIRLITKDDTEYPALLKTIYDPPFALFIQGELMREQCVSIVGSRNLSEYGKKTARTFAYGLAAHGVSIVSGLALGIDTIAHKGAIEAKGHTTAVLGGGLLAHNSMDKENIAEKIIETGGTLVTEYGLHSPFLRFHFPMRNRIIAGMSRITLVVEAGLPSGSLLTAHAAINAGREVFAVPGPIDSLTSAGTNNLIKDGAFVATSPDDLLLAFGIATPRKTDGAPAPQPVALKKPLPELIPFHRSICAYLEHSSLFADELCLKTGSTASDMSRALLELELMGVVRSLGGTRYERV, from the coding sequence ATGACGGATCCGTTTCTGGTCGCTCTCGCCAACTGTCCGGTCTTTGGCTCGCGAACACTTGAAAAACTCTTCGCCAAATTTGGGACAGCGCAAGCTATCTGGGCAGCGCCCGAACACGAATTTCTTGAGCTCGGCATCCCCGAATCCCGTCTGGCGGGATTTTTTACGTTCCGCCAAGCCGCCCGCCCCGACGTATACGTCAAAAGCATGGAACAACACGGTATCAGACTCATCACCAAAGATGATACCGAATATCCTGCACTTCTCAAAACGATCTATGACCCACCGTTCGCACTGTTTATACAGGGCGAGTTAATGAGAGAACAATGCGTCTCTATTGTCGGCTCCAGAAATCTCAGCGAATACGGAAAGAAAACCGCCAGAACTTTTGCGTACGGACTGGCCGCACACGGTGTGTCGATTGTCTCTGGGCTAGCGCTAGGAATTGACACCATTGCACATAAGGGTGCAATCGAAGCAAAAGGACATACTACGGCCGTCCTCGGCGGCGGGCTCCTCGCACATAACAGCATGGACAAGGAAAATATCGCCGAAAAAATTATCGAAACTGGAGGCACGCTCGTCACGGAGTACGGTCTTCACTCGCCATTCCTCAGGTTTCACTTTCCCATGCGGAATAGAATTATTGCGGGCATGAGCAGAATCACGCTCGTTGTGGAAGCCGGTCTTCCGTCTGGTTCGCTCCTCACCGCTCACGCAGCGATTAACGCTGGACGAGAAGTTTTTGCAGTACCGGGGCCGATTGATTCCCTCACCTCGGCCGGAACAAACAATCTCATCAAAGATGGAGCGTTCGTAGCTACGAGCCCCGACGATCTCCTCTTAGCCTTTGGAATAGCTACGCCGCGAAAAACAGATGGCGCGCCTGCGCCACAGCCCGTCGCACTCAAGAAACCTCTACCTGAACTTATTCCCTTTCATAGGAGTATTTGCGCTTATCTCGAACATAGCTCGCTCTTTGCCGATGAACTATGTCTCAAAACAGGCTCGACAGCTTCTGACATGTCGCGCGCGCTCCTCGAACTCGAGCTCATGGGTGTTGTGCGCAGTCTCGGGGGTACACGATATGAGCGCGTGTAA
- the pth gene encoding aminoacyl-tRNA hydrolase, translating to MTFIIVGLGNPGDEFERTRHNAGFLVIEALAKKLDASFKDMDAFQAEVAEGRIGEHKVIIAKPWTFMNASGRSASALAHFYKVKPEQVILVSDDVALPLGTLRVRTGGSAGGHNGLKSVIEQFKTDAFPRVKIGVDPQPANVPLDAWVLSKFSKDEMKLLAPVISLAVDELIDAVEAGISPRTSKL from the coding sequence ATGACGTTCATCATTGTCGGCCTTGGCAATCCTGGTGACGAGTTCGAACGGACACGGCATAATGCCGGGTTTCTCGTGATCGAGGCCTTAGCCAAGAAACTCGACGCTTCTTTTAAGGACATGGACGCATTTCAAGCCGAAGTTGCTGAAGGACGAATCGGCGAACACAAAGTCATTATCGCTAAACCCTGGACGTTCATGAATGCGTCCGGCAGATCCGCAAGTGCCCTCGCTCATTTCTACAAAGTAAAACCCGAGCAAGTAATTCTGGTATCAGATGACGTCGCACTGCCACTTGGCACCCTGCGTGTCAGAACGGGGGGCTCCGCTGGAGGACATAATGGACTAAAGTCCGTGATTGAACAGTTCAAGACCGACGCATTTCCGCGAGTAAAAATTGGCGTTGATCCGCAGCCAGCAAACGTTCCGCTAGACGCCTGGGTTCTTTCAAAATTTTCAAAAGACGAAATGAAGCTGCTCGCGCCAGTGATCTCACTGGCAGTCGATGAATTGATCGACGCCGTAGAGGCCGGTATCTCCCCCCGAACCAGCAAGCTATGA
- the der gene encoding ribosome biogenesis GTPase Der, translated as MVKPPKVALIGRTNVGKSSLFNKLVEEEKSLVSDVAGTTRDRFEAPCLWRGHVVTVVDTGGLDVNKADEIEKNVIDQSREAMKQADVILLVVDLTIGCTADDLTIAKELVAGKKPVIVVGNKADSAAIRAKPNSEEWANWPLNKPLAISAKQGTGVGDLLDEIYVALEKTGKAPAEITEVLPMRVAVLGEPNVGKSTLLNAILGEKRFIAADLPHTTREPNDATVEFDGKTYIFIDTAGIRKHAAMVRSGTKLEAQGVEKTLDILRRIEVALFVIDVTRGITGQDKHLAGVLAESGVSTVIVVNKWDLYENKGTNSVNDFEAQVRGWLPQLKYAPILFTSALTGQRAKKVFPMIDGVFKSRFTELSDDEAKKFMSQAISRHRPVKGKGVKHPKIEKFVQVGVNPPRFVLSVNLSRKDSLADSYIRFLENVMREHYEFTGTPIRIRIDAGRKSHTTY; from the coding sequence ATGGTCAAACCACCGAAAGTCGCTCTAATTGGGCGAACGAACGTTGGCAAATCTTCTCTTTTTAACAAACTCGTTGAAGAAGAAAAGTCTCTAGTTTCGGATGTTGCTGGCACCACCCGCGACCGTTTTGAAGCACCCTGCCTGTGGCGCGGACACGTAGTTACAGTGGTCGACACTGGTGGACTCGATGTGAACAAAGCGGATGAAATCGAAAAGAACGTCATCGATCAATCGCGGGAAGCAATGAAGCAAGCCGATGTCATTCTACTGGTTGTTGATCTTACAATTGGCTGTACAGCAGACGATCTAACCATCGCCAAAGAACTCGTAGCAGGAAAAAAGCCGGTCATCGTAGTGGGCAACAAGGCAGACTCAGCGGCCATTCGCGCCAAGCCAAATTCTGAAGAGTGGGCCAACTGGCCACTCAATAAACCATTAGCCATTTCTGCCAAACAAGGAACAGGCGTAGGCGATCTCCTAGACGAAATCTACGTGGCGCTTGAGAAGACCGGCAAGGCTCCAGCCGAAATCACAGAGGTTCTACCCATGCGCGTCGCCGTTCTTGGCGAACCAAACGTCGGCAAATCCACTCTCTTAAATGCTATTCTCGGAGAGAAAAGATTCATCGCCGCAGACCTCCCGCACACCACCCGCGAACCAAACGATGCAACAGTTGAGTTCGACGGAAAAACTTACATTTTTATTGATACCGCCGGCATTCGCAAGCATGCCGCCATGGTCCGATCCGGCACTAAGCTCGAGGCACAGGGGGTAGAAAAGACGCTGGATATTCTCCGCCGTATTGAAGTTGCGCTGTTTGTTATTGACGTAACCCGAGGGATTACCGGACAAGACAAACATCTAGCGGGCGTACTCGCGGAATCGGGCGTCTCTACGGTCATCGTGGTAAACAAGTGGGATCTCTACGAGAACAAGGGAACAAACTCTGTTAATGATTTCGAAGCTCAAGTCCGCGGTTGGCTGCCCCAGCTCAAGTACGCCCCCATTCTCTTTACTTCAGCCTTAACTGGCCAGCGAGCCAAGAAGGTTTTTCCGATGATTGACGGTGTCTTCAAGAGCCGCTTCACAGAACTATCCGATGACGAAGCTAAAAAGTTCATGTCTCAAGCAATTTCACGCCACCGCCCAGTAAAGGGCAAGGGAGTCAAACATCCAAAGATTGAAAAATTTGTTCAGGTGGGCGTAAACCCGCCGCGTTTTGTGCTGTCCGTGAACCTTTCAAGAAAAGACTCGCTAGCCGATTCCTATATTCGTTTCCTAGAGAATGTCATGCGTGAGCACTACGAGTTCACTGGCACACCCATCAGAATCCGCATTGATGCGGGTCGTAAGTCACACACCACCTACTAG
- a CDS encoding LCP family protein produces the protein MDHKPMDLLHPSDELLVSAQAEALPVRKQQKSQSIFQLFFFGACIIGVGGFLLFAGIAKSTNYEDGAPLSIFDTLARLVRSGEKAISGETEDRVNILLLGIGGAGHDGAELTDTMIFGSYRPSTKELGLISIPRDLTVFVPGQGYRKINAVNALAEQEKSGTGRDASAKIVSGILGQPAPYSVKIDFHGFADVIDALGGVDVYVDRSFTDSTYPVDDDLGSVKTVAFVKGWTHMDGALALEYARSRHGGSGEGTDFARAARQQKILLALKERALSMDVILNPTKLSRIMAIIQKNVQTNMSAFEMIKFAKYIPDISTERISLHVLDATGGLLYETNINGAYVLLPYEEDWSDLKSLATNIYAHDIPGTRTPLPSPGQAPTESLTIEIQNGTLTTGLGGDTAQLLQSSGFTVSLVTNAEKRDTAKTTIYDFTDGTKGAELSALKSYLKAAVVMTKLGSMKTHDVIPDAVMEKTALEAIKKSASPIDFLVVLGQDSTSLSFR, from the coding sequence ATGGATCACAAACCCATGGATCTTCTTCATCCTTCAGACGAACTGCTGGTCTCAGCTCAGGCCGAGGCGCTGCCCGTTAGAAAACAACAAAAATCTCAGTCCATTTTTCAGCTGTTCTTTTTTGGTGCTTGCATTATAGGGGTAGGAGGTTTCCTGTTATTTGCCGGCATCGCCAAAAGCACTAACTACGAGGACGGCGCCCCGCTCTCCATCTTTGACACACTCGCCCGTCTCGTCCGGTCCGGTGAAAAGGCTATTTCAGGTGAAACCGAAGACCGCGTAAATATCCTACTTCTAGGCATTGGCGGAGCTGGACATGACGGCGCAGAGCTTACTGATACTATGATTTTTGGGAGTTACCGGCCAAGCACCAAGGAGCTGGGACTCATCTCCATTCCCCGAGACCTCACGGTCTTTGTACCTGGCCAGGGCTACCGCAAAATCAACGCCGTCAACGCACTCGCAGAACAAGAGAAATCCGGCACTGGTCGGGATGCGTCCGCCAAAATAGTCAGCGGCATCTTAGGACAGCCAGCTCCCTACAGTGTCAAAATCGACTTTCACGGTTTCGCCGATGTAATTGACGCCTTGGGCGGAGTAGATGTTTATGTGGACCGAAGCTTTACGGACAGCACCTATCCCGTTGACGATGACTTGGGCAGTGTGAAGACCGTGGCTTTCGTAAAAGGCTGGACGCACATGGATGGCGCTCTCGCTTTGGAATACGCGCGCTCCCGCCACGGCGGCAGCGGAGAGGGTACGGACTTCGCTCGAGCAGCTCGGCAACAAAAGATTCTCCTAGCACTCAAAGAACGCGCGCTCAGCATGGACGTCATCTTGAATCCCACTAAACTCTCACGGATCATGGCCATCATCCAGAAAAATGTTCAAACGAACATGAGCGCTTTTGAGATGATTAAATTTGCCAAATATATCCCGGACATTTCAACCGAGAGAATCTCTCTCCACGTGCTTGACGCCACCGGCGGCTTGCTCTATGAGACAAACATCAACGGCGCATACGTACTATTGCCGTACGAGGAAGACTGGAGCGATTTAAAATCGCTCGCCACAAATATCTACGCGCATGACATTCCCGGTACTCGAACGCCTCTCCCTTCCCCAGGTCAAGCCCCCACAGAGTCATTAACTATTGAGATTCAAAACGGAACACTGACCACCGGACTGGGCGGAGACACCGCTCAGCTCCTGCAATCCTCAGGCTTCACCGTTTCGCTAGTTACCAACGCTGAAAAGCGTGACACGGCCAAAACTACCATCTACGATTTCACTGACGGCACTAAAGGCGCGGAATTATCCGCCCTGAAGAGCTATTTAAAAGCTGCCGTGGTCATGACCAAACTTGGTTCCATGAAAACCCATGATGTCATCCCGGATGCCGTCATGGAAAAGACAGCCCTCGAAGCGATAAAAAAAAGCGCGAGTCCAATTGACTTTCTGGTGGTCTTAGGGCAGGATTCGACGTCACTCTCCTTCAGATAA